From the Methylomagnum ishizawai genome, the window CCGGGTCAACGCGCTGTCGCCCGGCGGCGTGGAGAACGGCCAGGACGATTTCTTCGTGGCGGAATATTCGCGCCGCACTCCGCTGGGGCGCATGGCCGCGCCCACCGATTTCAGGGGGGCCGTGGTGTATCTGGCTTCCGACGCTTCGGGCTATATGACCGGCGCGAACCTGCTGGTGGACGGCGGTTTCACGGCAATTTGAAGCGGCCCGCCCGGCATCGCGTATCGGCGGGCCACGACCCGCCCCATCTCATCATCCACTCTTGAGCAAGGTATCTGTATGAGCAAACGGGAAGTGAACATCGGCGACCGTTTTATCGGCGACGGCCATCCGGTCTATGTCATCGCCGAAATCGGCATCAACCATAATGGCTCGTTGGATTTGGCCAAGGAATTGATCTTCGGGGCCATGGGCGCGGGGGCCGATTGCGTGAAGTTCCAGAAGCGCACCCCGGAACTGTGCGTGCCGCGGGACCAATGGCAGTTGGAGCGCGATACGCCCTGGGGCCGGATGACCTATATCGATTACCGCCGCAAGGTCGAATTCGGCGTGGACGAATACGCCGAAATCGACCGTTATTGCCGCAGCTTGGGCATCGCCTGGACCGCGTCCTGCTGGGACGAGCCTTCGGTCGATTTCATGGAGCAGTTCGAGCCGCCGTTCTACAAGATGGCGAGCGCCTCCTTGACCGACCTTCCATTGCTGGGCAAGGCCCGCGCCACCGGCAGGCCGTTGATGATCTCGACCGGCATGTCCACCATGGAGGAAATCATCGCCGCCGTGCAGGCCATCGGCACCCACGACCACGCCGACCGCCCCAGCTTGATGATCGCCCACGCCACTTCGACCTATCCCTGCAAGGTGGAAGAACTCAACCTGCTGATGATCCACACCTTGAAGGAACGTTATCCGGGCGTGCCCATCGGCTATTCCGGCCATGAAACCGGCTTGTCGCCGTCCTTGGCGGCGACCGCGCTGGGGGCTTCCTTCCTGGAACGCCATATCACCCTGGACCGCGCCATGTGGGGCACGGACCAGGCGGCTTCGGTGGAATTGGTCGGCTTCGAGCGCTTGGTGCGCGATGTCCGCGATATCCAGAGATCGCTGGGCGATGGCGTGAAGCGCGTCTACGACAGCGAACTCGGGCCGCGGGCCAAGCTGCGCCGGGTGCAGGCCGCCGCCTGAAATCCGTCACCATTGGATCGTTGCTTTGGAGTCCAAGGCTTGCCTTGGCCGCGCGAAGTTTCCAAAGCAAGCTTTGGACTCCAGAGATTCGCCCCAAACGATTTTGCAATGCCGCTGTGCTGGTTTCCAAGCGGAGCTTGGGAACCAGCAAGCAACCACTCTCCGCCCATAGACGACGAGGATATAACAATGAACCAAGATTGGACTCCCGAGCAATTCGCCCAATGCGCTCGCCGCTTGAAACTGGTCCTGACCGATTGCGATGGCGTCCTGACCGATGGTGGCGTCTACTATTCCAAGCATGGCGAGGAACTGAAACGCTTCAACATCCGCGACGGGATGGCGGTGGAACGGCTCCGGCTGCTGGCCGGGATCGAAACCGGCATCGTCAGCGGGGAGTTGTCGCCCTCGGTGGCCCGCCGCGCCGAAAAGCTGCAAATCACCGAGCTACATCTGGGCTCCAAGGACAAAGCCGCGACGGTGAAGGCCATCCTGGAGCGCCTCAACCTCAATTCGCGGGAAGTCGCCTATGTCGGCGACGATGTCAACGACCTGCCCGCCTTCGCCGTGGTCGGGCTGACCGCCTGTCCCGGCGATGCCTTGTCCGAGGTCAAGGCGGCGGCGCATATCGTGCTGGGCCGTCCGGGCGGCCATGGGGTGTTCCGCGAATTCGCCGAAATGGTGTTGAAGGCCCGCGCCGATGCGGGGGCTTTGTGAGTTTGGGTTTCTTCACCATCCTGGCGGCGCAGTTCTTTTCCTCCTTAGCCGATAACGCCCTGCTGTTCGGGGCCATCGCCCTGTTGCGGGAGCAACAGGCCCCTTCCTGGCAAACCCCGGTCCTGCAACAAAGCTTCGTGGTCGCTTTCATCGTCCTCGCGCCCTTCGTCGGTCCGTTCGCCGACGCCCTGCCCAAGGGCCGGGTGATGTTCGTCAGCAACGCGGTGAAGATCGCCGGTTGCCTGGGGATGCTGATGGGCGTGCCGCCATTGCTGGCCTATGCCGTGGTCGGTATCGGCGGGGCCATGTATTCGCCGGCCAAGTACGGCATCCTCACCGAATATTTCCCGCCGGAAAAACTGGTTTGGGCCAATGGCTGGCTGGAAGGGCTGACGGTGGCGGCGATCATCCTGGGGGCCATCGTCGGCGGCCTGTTGATCGGCGACCGGGTGGGGGCGGAAGCGGCGCGGTTCCTGGCCGGGCTGCCGTTCAATCTCGGTATCGACACCGTGGCGGAATTCGCCATCGCCGCCATGCTCTGTTTCTACGGGCTGGCGGCGCTGTTCAACCTCTATATCCCGCGCTTGCCCATCGACCACAAGTTACCCAGCCGTAGCGTCGGTTTCATCCTCAAGGATTTCCTGCATTGCTTCGTGCAGTTGTGGAAAGACCCGCTGGGGCAGGTGTCGCTGGCGGTGACGGCCTTGTTCTGGGGCGCGGGGGCGACTTTGCGCCTGATCGTCCTGATGTGGGCGGCGGCGGCTTTGCACCTGGGTTTGGAACAGGCCACCCAGTTGACCGCCGTGGTGGCGGTGGGAATCGGCTTCGGCGCGGCCTGGGCCGGGAAGGCGGTGCCTTTGGAACATTCGGTGCGGGTGTTGCCGGTAGGGATCGCCATGGGCTTGGCGGTGTCGGCGATGGCCTGGGTCAGCGATTGGCGCGTCGCCCTGCCGATGCTGGCCTTGATCGGGGCCATGGGCGGTTATTTCGTGGTGCCCATGAACGCCTTGTTGCAGCACCGCGGCCATTTGTTGATGGGTGCGGGCCATTCCATCGCCTTGCAGAACTTCAACGAGAACCTCAGCATCCTGCTGATGCTCGGACTCTATGCCTTGATGATCAAGGTGGAATTGTCGGCCTCCGCCATCGTGGTGGTGTTCGGCCTGATCGTGGCGGGCAGCATGGCGGTTTTGACCCGGCTGCACGGCCACGACCAGGATTAGCTGTCCTGGGTGCTTTGCCGCTCTCGATGGGGTGGGTCGAGTCCCGCCATTCATGGTGGACGGCGGGTTAGGCTATCGCTAGCCCGCCTTATGGCTTTTTGGTATCCAGCCTCGGGGAGCGGGAATAATATCCCGCCGATGCGCTGGTATATCGACGCGGATGGATAGGGTATTTTCGCCCCACCTATCCGTATCGAACACGCCCTGGATTGCGGGTTTCCTTCACCAATCCGTCACGCCACCTCAATATTGCCTTCATAAGCCGTGCGTATTGTTTCCCGATTCCACCCGGAGGAAATGCATATGTCGGCCAACCGCCCGAATCGAGAATCCCGTCCCCGCCGTTTCGTCGCCGAAATCGCCCGCGACGAAGCCACCATCCGCGCCACCCAGGCTTTGCGCTACCAGGTTTTCGCCGGGGAAATGGGTGCCCGGCTGCATACCCCTATCGAGGGCTTGGATTGCGACGAAATCGACGCTTATTGCGACCACCTATTGGTGCGCGATACCCAGACCGGCACCATCGCCGCTTGTACCCGGTTATTGTCCGATACCCAGGCCCGCCGGTTGGGGCGTTTCTATTCGGAAGGGGAATTCGATCTCGGAGCCATCCGCGCCTTGTCGGGACGCTTTTTGGAAATAGGCCGTACCTGTGTCGATCCGGCCCAGCGCGGCGGCGTGGTGTTGGGCACCTTGTGGAACGGCTTGGCGGATTATGTCGCCGAGGGTGGCTTCGATTATCTGATGGGTTGCGCCAGCATCCCGCCCGGTCCCAGCGGTTTCGCGGTGGACGCCGTTTACCGCCAAATCGAGCCGGAACAATTCGGCCCGGCCCATCTCTGGGCGAGGCCGCGGATTCCGGTGCCCGCCGGGAAGCGTTGCGACCGCGACGAGAGCGGCATCCCGCCCTTGTTGCAAGCCTATCTGCGCCTGGGCTGCCGGGTCTGCGGCGAGCCTTACTGGGACGAGGATTTCAATGTGATGGACGTGTTCATCCTGCTCGATCTTTCGCGCTTGCAGGCCCGCTACGAACGGCGCTTCATCGGCCCTCGGCCCGGAGACGCCCATGCGGCGCTGCCTGCCCTGGTTTAAGGGCGCGGGCATCGCCGCCATGTTCCTGCTGGGCGTGGTTCTGGCGGGGGCGGTCATGCCGGGTTTGCGCGGGTTGTTGGGACGGCGGGCGTCCGGCTTGTGCGAGGATATCGTCGTCCATTGGAACCGCACGGTGTGCCGTATCCTGAATGTGCGACTGGAAATCACCGGCGCTCCCGATCCGGCGGCCCGCTTGCTGGTCGCCAACCATATCTCCTGGCTGGATATCATCGCCCTGGGCGGCCAGGGCCGGGGCCAGTTCGTCGCCAAGGCCGAAGTGGCGGATTGGCCGGTGATGGGCTATCTCGCCAAGCGGATCGGCACCCTGTTCGTCCAGCGTGGCGACGCCGCCCAAACCGCCGCCACGGCGGAATTGATGGTGTGGCGGCTGCGCCAGGGCAAACGCTTGATCCTGTTCCCAGAAGGCACCACCACCCCCGGCGAGCGGGTGCTGCGCTTCCATGGCCGTTTGTTCCAGCCCGCCGGTTTGGCCGGGGTCGGGGTACAGGCGGTGGCCTTGGGGTATTCCGGCCCGGCCAAAACCGCGGCACCCTTCATTGGCGAGGACGAATTCGTGCCGCATTTGCTGGGCATCCTGCGCTTGGAGCGGATCGATCTGCGCTTGTCCTACGGGCCGCTGCTTCCGGCGGGCTTGGACGCGGGCGGCATGGCGGCGCTGTCGCGGCGCTGGGTCGCCGAGACGCTGGCCGCGGTTCCCGCCGCCCGCGCGGGCTGAGCCGTTTGCCCCAGGTGAATTGATCCGCGCAGGCGGAAAATCCCGTTATATCGCCGATTCCTTCCCACCCGCCTCTTCTTGCCAATGCGCGGAACTCCACGCCATCCGTGATCCCGCCACGGCGATGCCCACCGAATCCCTTACCCCGCCCTGTAAAAACCGGGGCATCCGCTGGATGAACCCCAGACCGCTCAGGATCATCGCCTTCACCAAAAGGCCCGCCGTAAGGTTCCGCCGCCCGTGGTCCTGGGGAGCCAGCGCGTCGATCAGTTCAATCCAGCCCATCGACCCTCCCCGCCACCAAACCCAGGTGATCGATTCCTGGATGCCACAGTCGGCGGCAGCGCCTTTCTCGCCCGCTGGGATCGAAACCGTCGAAACTATGCGCCATCATTTAGAAAAACCAAAGGGTAAGACATGGGCACGGATGACGGTTATATAAGGCGTATCGTCTTCATCCCGCCCAATAAGCGGGACCAAGTCGTGAAATCTTTGACATTCCGCCCTACTTTGCCCAATATTTGGCCGCTGTCTTTAAAAAGAACAGTCCTGCCGTATCCAGCGCGGTATTGATCGGCACTCAAAGGGGGAATCCACGCTGCCATGGTCTTGTCCGAGCCATTCCATGGGCTTCCGCACGGCGATGGTGGCATGAATTGTTATTCCAACCATACAGCTATTTCCAGGAACCACCATGCAGTACCTTGTCCAACCCCTCTTTCCGCACTCCGCCACCAGCCCGCTGCGCGGTGGCAACGAGGCGCGGGTCTTCACCATTTCTTCGCTCAATTCGGGCTTCGCGCTCACCGCCGTGGGCAACAACCTGCAACTGCAACAACTGAACTGGCAGGAGAACGCCAACCAACAGTGGAAAATCATCGCCAATGGCGACGGCACCTACCGCATCGCCAATGTGGGTAGCGGCCAGGTCATGGACGTGTCCGGCGGCGGCGGGGAAGGGACGCCGGTCTTGGTCTGGGATTGGCACGGGGGCAACAACCAACGTTGGCGCGTGTCGGAAATCGAGAACGGCATGTTCCGCATCGATTCGGCCTTGGGCGGGAGTACCCTCGACGTCTTCGGCGCATCGGTCGAGCCGGGCGCGGTGATCGTGGTGTGGGGTTGGAACGGGGGCGACAACCAGCGCTGGGTGCTGGCCGAGGTCCGCCCCGAAAGCGTGGTCTACCAACCCAGGGCCACCCTCTTCCAAGATGCCAATTATGGCGGAACCCGCCAGGAAGTGGGCCTGGGTTCCTACGATATCAACGACTTGACCTTGGGCAACGACCAGGTTTCCTCGCTCAAGGTGCCGACCGGGGTGCGCGTCACCCTGTACGAACACGCCAATTTCCGGGGGCGGCATTGGTCCTACACCCAGGACACGCCCTGGATCGGCGACGAACCCAACGACCTGACTTCCGGGGTCTTGGTGGAGAAGGTCGCCACGATCTACAAGGATGTCGATTATCAGGGACAGGCCGCTTCGCTCGGCGTGGGCCGCTACCTGATGAAGGACATCCCCCTGGCCAACGACAACATCTCCTCGTTGAAGGTGCCGCAGGGCTTGGTGGTCATGCTCTATGAACACGAGGACTTCGGCGGGGATTTCCGCAGCTACTACCAGGACAGCCCGAACGTCGGCGATTTCAACGACAAGACCTCGTCCATCGTTATCAAGCAACTGGGGGTGGTGATTCCCAAGGACGTGCTGCGCTTCGGCGGTGGCGTCCAATTGAAGGGCACCCATGGCAAATGGCTGGTGGCCGAATCGGATGGCCGTTTGCGGGCCGACCGCGGCGCGGCCGATACCTGGGAAACCTTCACCCTGGTCCGCTCCGGCGGCACCCTGGATAACAGCTTGGTGAGCTTCGGCGATATCGTGTCCCTGCGCTCGACGCACGGCAAATACGTGACGGCGGAAGCCAATGGCGACGCCTCCGCCAATAGCCCCAATATCGGCGCGGAACAGCAATGGCAGGTCGTCCGCTCGGGAGCGACCACCTCGTCCAACTTCCTCGCGGTGGGCGACCACATCTCGCTGAAATCGGTGGCCCACAACCGCTATCTGGTGGCCGAGGATAACGGCGACGCCAATGCCAACCGCGACAGCATCGGGTCTTGGGAAACCTTTGAGGTCACGGGCGTCGCCACCGAGGCCACCCCGGAAGAGGGCAGCGGCAGTGCCTGCGGAGCCGAGGCCTGTAGCGCGGACGCCTGCGGGGCCGATGCTTGCGGCGCGGACGCCTGCGGCGCGGCGGCTTGCGGCGCGGCGGCTTCCTTGATCGGGGTGTGCGGCGTGGCGGCCTCGGGCATCGCGATTTGCGGCGCGGACGTGGCCGGTATCGGCGTCTGCCTGGGGCGGCTTCCGGGGCTTCGGCCTGCGGCCTGGACGCTTGCGGCGGTGCGGCGTGCGGCGCCGCCGCTTGTGGCGCGGCGGCGACCGGCATCGGGGCGTGCGGCGCGGACGCTTGCGGCGCGGCGGCTTGCGCGGCGGCGGCTTGCGGTGGCGCGGTGTGCGGCGCGGCGGCTTGCGGCGCGGATGCTTGCGGGGCCGACGCTTCCGGTGTCGGGGGCTGTGCCGCCAATGCCTGCGGGGCCGATGCGGGCGGGGTGGACGCCTGTCCCGCCGATGCCTGCGCGGCCAATGTCTGCGGCATCAACGCCTGCCCGGCGGATGCCTGCGCCGCCGACGCCTGCGCCCTGGACATCATCCCCATCATCCCCGGCATCTGATGCCACCGCCCGCCGGATGGCCCATCCGGCGGGCGTTTCCCCCTTACCGGAAACCGCGACCAGGAGAATCCCGATGGGACCACAACACTATAAATCCTCCCGCTACGTCATCACCGCGCCCCTGAAGGATGGCCGGGAACTGGCCTACAACGGCATGAGCGGCGCCTTGGCGGTCTGGACGCCCCGCGAGGCCGCAGCCTTCCGCCGGGTGGCGGCGGAAGGCCGCTGCGACGATTTGGAATCCACCGCCGACCTGTTGTACGGCGGCTATCTGGTGCCGACCCAGGTCGATGAATTAGAACAACTCCACGGACTCTACAAAGCCCACCGCTACGACCGCCGCACCTTGATCCTGACCGTGGCCCCGACCCTGGCCTGCAATTTCGCCTGCGATTATTGCTTCCAGGGCCAGGACAAACCGGTCCAGACCATGGGCCAGACGGTCCAGGACGCTATCGTGGCCTTCGTCGAGCGGGCGGCCCCGGAATTGCGCCATGTCCATATCGCCTGGTATGGCGGCGAGCCTTTGCTTCGACCGGGAGTAATCGAGGCGCTGTCCGACCGCATCATCGCCTTGTGCGACCGGCGGGGCTTGAAATACGACGCCATGATCGTCACCAACGGCTACAAGCTGACGGCGGACATGGCGCGGTCCTTAGCGGAACGGCGGGTCAAGACCGTGCAAGTGACCTTGGACGGCCACCAGGAATACCACGATGGCCGCCGCTACCTGCTGTCGGGCGGCAGCACCTTCGCCAAGATCATCGCGAACCTCAAGGCCGTGGTCGAAGCCGGGACCGGCTTGAAGCTGAACATCCGGGTCAATATCGACCATCGCAATGGCGCGGGCGTCTACCAACTCATCGACACCCTGGCCCAGGAGGGCTTGGCCCACCAGGATAGCTTCCGCCTGTATTTCGCCCCGGTGGAGGCCATGACCGTGGGTTGCCATTCGGTGGAGGAAGCCTGCATGGGCAAATCCGAATACGGACGGCTGGAAGCCGCGCTGTACCGCTACGCCTTCGATCAAGGCTTGGCGGCCCTGCCCTATCCGCCCCGGTTCCATGGCTCGTGCGGGGCGGTGCGTCCGAGCAGCTTCGTGGTGGTGCCGACCGGCGATATCCACAAATGCTGGGATACCGTGACCTTCCCCCAGCACGCCATCGGCAGCATCTTCGACATGGACGCCGCCCTTCGTTCCGAGCGCAACGCCCGCTGGCTGCGCTGGACCCCGTTCGAGAACGAATCCTGCCGCAACTGCAAGCTCCTGCCCAATTGCGCCGGGGCCTGCGCCTATAAATTCCTGCATTCGGGCGACACCCGCGGTGAAGCCGCCACCCTGCCCTGTCCCAGTTGGAAATACAACATCAAGGAACGCCTATTGTTGCGGGCCGAGAAGATGGGCATCCTCCGGGCCGAAGACTGGGATGTGGCGCAAGCCTGCACCGATCCCAAGGAGTTGTGCGCCGACGACCACATCGGCGGGGGCCGCGCCCTGCCCGAGACCATGCAAGCCTATTATTTGGCGGAGGCGGTATGATCCATTGGGTGCAGATGCCGTTCGGTTCGATCACCACGCCCAGCCTGGCCCTGGGCCAATTCAAGGCGCAACTGGCAGAAGCCGGGATCGAATCCCAGGTGTTCCCGTTCAATATGGCGTTCTCGCGCATGATCGGGCCGGGCGCCTACGAAACCATCGCCCGCTTCAAGGGCGTCGAAACCCAGATCGGCGAGTGGCTGTTCGCCCGCGAGGCTTGGGGGCGGGATTTCGGCCTGCCGGAGGAACGCTTCATCGAACTGTGCGGGGACGAGATCGAGGGCATCCCCCATGTCAAAGACCTGCCCGCCTGGCTGCGGCAGGTGCGCCACCAGGTGGTACCGATGTTCCTCGACCAATGCCTGGAGCGCCTGTTGGCCTCTGGTCCCCTCAAGGTAGTGGCGTTCAGTTGCACTTTCTTCCAGGCCGTGGCCTCGCTGGCCCTGGGGCGGCGCATCCGCGAGCGTTTTCCCGAGGTCAAGCTGATCTATGGCGGGGCTTGCTTCCATGGCGGGATGGGCGAGGCGCTGGCGCGGGCGGCGGGCTGGATCGACGCCATTTCCACCGGCGAGGCTGACGACGTGATCGTGCCACTGTGCCGGGCCATGCTGGCGGGCCAAGCGCCGGAGGGTTTGCAAGGCATCCTCTACCGGCGGGAACCCGACGGTCCGTTGTGGCGGGACGCGGACCACCGGCCACTGGATTCGGCGGGCATGGAACGGCTGCCAGTGCCGGATTTCGGCGATTTCTTCGCCGAGGCCCGGCGGGTCGGTTATTTCGACGACCCGGCGTGGCGGGCGCGTATCCTCATCCCCTTCGAGTCGGCGCGGGGCTGCTGGTGGGGCCAGAAACACCATTGCACCTTCTGCGGCCTCAACGGCGAGGGCATGTCCTACCGGGCGCGTTCCGCCGCCAGCACCCTGGCCTTGTTGCGGGCCTTGGCCGAGCGCTACCCCTGGGCCAAGCGTTTCCAGGCCGCCGACAACATCATGCCCATGTCCTATTTCCACGACTTCCTGCCGGTGTTGGCGGAAAACCCGCCCCGGCCCGATGTGGAATATTTCTGGACGGTGAAGACCAACCTCCACCGCGGCCAAATCCGCCAACTGGCGGCGGCGCGGGTGCTGTACCTGCAACCGGGGATCGAGTCGCTGGCCGACAATATCCTCAAGCAGATGCGGAAGGGTGTCACCGCCCTGCAAAACCTGTTCTTCCTCCGCGCCTGCCAGGAAGAAGGCATCACCGTCTATTGGAACAACCTGATCCGCATCCCCGGCGAAACCGCCGCCGATTACGCGCAGATGGTGGAATGGCTGCCGCAGCTCCACCATCTGCGCCCGGCCTATGGCGGTGCGCCCAAGGCCGAATGCCATCGGTTCAGCCCCTATTTCTTCGAGGCCGGACGCTGGACCACCGATTTGCGGCCCATGCGCTGGTATGCCGAGCTATTCCCCGCCGACACCGTGGATATTCCCCAGGTGGCTTATTACTACGAGGCCGAATGGAAGGAGGTGCTGGGCGGCGATGCCTACGATGCCCTGCTGGAAGCCAGCGCCCGCTGGACCGCCGCTTGGCGCGAAGGCGACGCGGCCCCGCGCTGCGTGGCACGGCCCGACGGAGCGGGCTGGCGGGTCGAGGACACCCGGCCCGGCGCTCCGGGCGAACACCGGCTATCGCCCCTGGCGGTGCGCGTCCTGCAAGCCCTGGATACGCCCACGCCCCGCGCCAAGCTGGCCGAGCAATTGCCGGAAGTGGCGGATGCGGAGTTGGACGCCGTCCTCGCGGACTTGCTGGCCCGCCATCTGGTCCTCGACGACGGCAAACGCTATCTGTCCCTGGTCCTCGGGGAAGGCACGCGGGAACCCGCGCCTTGGCAGCGGTCGGGCCTGCTCAAGCGCGTCACCAACCAGCGCCCGGCGGGAGTGGCGACGGTATGAATCCATGGGCTATCGGGGGTGCCGTCGCGGGCGGCATCGGGTTGGTGGTGGCCTTGTTGTTCGGCGGCAATCAATGGCTAGTCGCCAAGGGCCGCAAAGCCCTGGCCGAGCGTTTCCCGCCCGGCGAACTCCTGCTGTCCGCACCCAGCGCCAACGGCCTGGGCCTAGAAAGCCGGGGCCGTTGGCAAGTCCGCGGCAACGGGGCGCTGGCGGTCACGCCCGCCGAGGTGTGGTTCCAGGCATTTTTCTATAGTCTGGAACTCAACCTGCCGCTGCGGAACATCCGCGGTGTGGAATTGGTGGACAGCCATCTCGGCAAAATGATTATCGGGCGCAAGCTGTTGAAGATTTATTTCATCGACGCCGCCGGGAACGCCGACAGCGTGGCCTTCCTGGTGCGGGAACCCGCGCACTGGCAAGCGGTGATCGAGCGGGCGCGGGCCACGGCGGGCACCGGACCTTGAACCGGAACGGGGTGGTTTTTGTCATCCGTTGCCTGTGGCTACGGTCTTGGCCGTCAAGAGGTGGCGGCGTAATCGGCCCGGTCAGCTTGGCGGATTTCGAGGACTGGCGGGGTATTCGTTCCCAAACGGAATCCGGCCCGGCGGGTGGGCAGGTCCTCATGCCCACCGCTGGGCCACAAGCAATGTGAAGCTGCTTTAGCCGCCGCAGCCTTCCTTGCCGCGCCGCACTTCTTCCGTGGTGCAATCGCCGAAGCCCACCACGTCCACCATGATCGATTTCATGACAGTAGCGGCCAGGGCGTCGGCCTTCTGCTTGGCGGCGGCGGCGTTTTCCTCCGCGCTGTTTTCGTTGAGTTGCTGCGAGGCCGAATTGGCCGCCGCCGCCGCCGCGCTGGCGGCCCCGGCCGGGACCACGGGCGGGGGCGGCGTGGTCGGTACGCCGACCGCCGTGCCGCTGACCTGGATGTTGCTGGCCCCGATCACCGCCGTGGCCGCGATCACCACGTTGTTGCCACCGATGCCCGCCTCGCCGGCATCGACCACGCCGCGCGGCGCGAACAGGTACACGTCGCCCGCCGCCTGCTTGGGATCGCTGATGGCGGTGCGGATACCGCTGCCCGACAACACCGGCGGGA encodes:
- a CDS encoding lysophospholipid acyltransferase family protein, with translation MRRCLPWFKGAGIAAMFLLGVVLAGAVMPGLRGLLGRRASGLCEDIVVHWNRTVCRILNVRLEITGAPDPAARLLVANHISWLDIIALGGQGRGQFVAKAEVADWPVMGYLAKRIGTLFVQRGDAAQTAATAELMVWRLRQGKRLILFPEGTTTPGERVLRFHGRLFQPAGLAGVGVQAVALGYSGPAKTAAPFIGEDEFVPHLLGILRLERIDLRLSYGPLLPAGLDAGGMAALSRRWVAETLAAVPAARAG
- the lplT gene encoding lysophospholipid transporter LplT → MSLGFFTILAAQFFSSLADNALLFGAIALLREQQAPSWQTPVLQQSFVVAFIVLAPFVGPFADALPKGRVMFVSNAVKIAGCLGMLMGVPPLLAYAVVGIGGAMYSPAKYGILTEYFPPEKLVWANGWLEGLTVAAIILGAIVGGLLIGDRVGAEAARFLAGLPFNLGIDTVAEFAIAAMLCFYGLAALFNLYIPRLPIDHKLPSRSVGFILKDFLHCFVQLWKDPLGQVSLAVTALFWGAGATLRLIVLMWAAAALHLGLEQATQLTAVVAVGIGFGAAWAGKAVPLEHSVRVLPVGIAMGLAVSAMAWVSDWRVALPMLALIGAMGGYFVVPMNALLQHRGHLLMGAGHSIALQNFNENLSILLMLGLYALMIKVELSASAIVVVFGLIVAGSMAVLTRLHGHDQD
- a CDS encoding RiPP maturation radical SAM C-methyltransferase; this translates as MIHWVQMPFGSITTPSLALGQFKAQLAEAGIESQVFPFNMAFSRMIGPGAYETIARFKGVETQIGEWLFAREAWGRDFGLPEERFIELCGDEIEGIPHVKDLPAWLRQVRHQVVPMFLDQCLERLLASGPLKVVAFSCTFFQAVASLALGRRIRERFPEVKLIYGGACFHGGMGEALARAAGWIDAISTGEADDVIVPLCRAMLAGQAPEGLQGILYRREPDGPLWRDADHRPLDSAGMERLPVPDFGDFFAEARRVGYFDDPAWRARILIPFESARGCWWGQKHHCTFCGLNGEGMSYRARSAASTLALLRALAERYPWAKRFQAADNIMPMSYFHDFLPVLAENPPRPDVEYFWTVKTNLHRGQIRQLAAARVLYLQPGIESLADNILKQMRKGVTALQNLFFLRACQEEGITVYWNNLIRIPGETAADYAQMVEWLPQLHHLRPAYGGAPKAECHRFSPYFFEAGRWTTDLRPMRWYAELFPADTVDIPQVAYYYEAEWKEVLGGDAYDALLEASARWTAAWREGDAAPRCVARPDGAGWRVEDTRPGAPGEHRLSPLAVRVLQALDTPTPRAKLAEQLPEVADAELDAVLADLLARHLVLDDGKRYLSLVLGEGTREPAPWQRSGLLKRVTNQRPAGVATV
- a CDS encoding GNAT family N-acetyltransferase, giving the protein MSANRPNRESRPRRFVAEIARDEATIRATQALRYQVFAGEMGARLHTPIEGLDCDEIDAYCDHLLVRDTQTGTIAACTRLLSDTQARRLGRFYSEGEFDLGAIRALSGRFLEIGRTCVDPAQRGGVVLGTLWNGLADYVAEGGFDYLMGCASIPPGPSGFAVDAVYRQIEPEQFGPAHLWARPRIPVPAGKRCDRDESGIPPLLQAYLRLGCRVCGEPYWDEDFNVMDVFILLDLSRLQARYERRFIGPRPGDAHAALPALV
- a CDS encoding N-acetylneuraminate synthase family protein, whose translation is MSKREVNIGDRFIGDGHPVYVIAEIGINHNGSLDLAKELIFGAMGAGADCVKFQKRTPELCVPRDQWQLERDTPWGRMTYIDYRRKVEFGVDEYAEIDRYCRSLGIAWTASCWDEPSVDFMEQFEPPFYKMASASLTDLPLLGKARATGRPLMISTGMSTMEEIIAAVQAIGTHDHADRPSLMIAHATSTYPCKVEELNLLMIHTLKERYPGVPIGYSGHETGLSPSLAATALGASFLERHITLDRAMWGTDQAASVELVGFERLVRDVRDIQRSLGDGVKRVYDSELGPRAKLRRVQAAA
- a CDS encoding KdsC family phosphatase, producing MNQDWTPEQFAQCARRLKLVLTDCDGVLTDGGVYYSKHGEELKRFNIRDGMAVERLRLLAGIETGIVSGELSPSVARRAEKLQITELHLGSKDKAATVKAILERLNLNSREVAYVGDDVNDLPAFAVVGLTACPGDALSEVKAAAHIVLGRPGGHGVFREFAEMVLKARADAGAL
- a CDS encoding Cys-every-fifth RiPP peptide CefA gives rise to the protein MCGAAACGADACGADASGVGGCAANACGADAGGVDACPADACAANVCGINACPADACAADACALDIIPIIPGI